The Arthrobacter sp. OAP107 DNA segment TGCCGCCATCCCTGTTACCGCCCGCCGAACGTTCGACGCCGCGGCCGCCTTCCCGATTTCGGTCGCCGCCGCGTTCCCCACCCGAACGTCCACCAGCCGGGCGGTCGCCGGCAGCGGCCGGTTCGTCGTCGAGCCCTAGCGTCAGCGAGATCCGCTTCCGCTCCGGATCAGCCTCAAGCACCTTCACCCGGACCACCTGCCCGGATTTCACGACCTCTCGCGGATCGGCGACGAACCGGTTCGCCAGTGCGGACACGTGGACCAGCCCGTCCTGATGAACGCCCACATCAACGAAGGCGCCGAACGCGGCCACGTTGGTGACGGTACCCTCCAGGACCATGCCGGGCTTGAGGTCGGAGATCTTCTCGATGCCTTCGGAGAACGCTGCCGCCTTGAACGCCGGACGGGGATCGCGTCCCGGCTTCTCGAGCTCGGCGATGATGTCGCGCACGGTCGGCAAGCCGAAGGTGCCGTCCACGAAGTCTGCCGGGTTTAGCCGTCCGGCATCAGCTAACGGAGCAAGACCAGCAGTGCCTGCAGAAGCTCCGGATGCACCGGACCCGCGAGTGGCGCCAGCCGCAGTCAGGATTTTCCGGGCCACCGAGTACGCCTCGGGGTGCACGCTGGAGGCATCAAGCGGCTCTGCTCCCCCGGTGATCCGCAGGAACCCGGCACACTGTTCGAACGCCTTCGCTCCCAGCCGCGGCACCTTCTTCAGCTCGCTGCGCTTAGCGAACGGCCCGTGCTCGTTCCGGTACGCCACAATGTTCTCGCTCAGCAGCGGCCCGACGCCGGCCACCCGGCTCAGCAGCGCCGGCGACGCCGTGTTCACGTCGACGCCCACGGCGTTCACGCAATCCTCCACCACGGCATCCAGGCTGCGGTCCAGTTTCGCCGCGGTGACATCGTGCTGGTACTGCCCCACGCCGATCGACTTCGGATCGATCTTCACCAACTCTGCCAGCGGATCCTGCAGGCGGCGGGCGATGGACACCGCGCCGCGCAGGGACACGTCCATGCCGGGGAGTTCGGCGGCGGCGAGGGCGGAGGCCGAGTACACCGACGCACCGGCCTCGGACACCACCAGCTTCTGCGGCGCCGCGCCAGTGCCGGCACCAGTCCCGGATCCGGCGGCTGCGGAGAGGGAGCTGCTTGATCAGTTCGGCTGCAAGCTTGTCCGTTTCGCGCGACGCCGTTCCGTTGCCGATGGCCACGAGTTCGACGGCGTGCTGCCGCGCCAGACGGGTCAGCGTCGCCAGGGCTTCGTCCCATTTGCGCGCCGGTGCGTGCGGGTAGACGGTGTCCGTGGCCACCACCTTGCCGGTCTTGTCGACCACGGCCACCTTCACGCCCGTCCGCAGCCCCGGGTCCAAGCCAAGTGTGGCGCGGTTTCCGGCGGGTGCAGCCAGCAGCACGTCGCGGAGGTTGGCCGCGAAAACGCGCACGGCCTCGTCCTCCGCGGCGGCGAACATCCGTCCCCGCAGGTCGGCCGTCAGCCGAGCCAGCACCCGGGAGCGCCATGCCACCTGCGCCGTTTGGAGCAGCCACGAATCGGCGGGCCGGCCGCGGTCGGCAACCCCGAGGAACCGGGCCACGGCGGACTCGTAACGGGTGCGCGCGGCGGCGAGGGCGTCATCGTCGGCCGGGTCCGCTTCGGTGAGGTCCAGCTCGAGCACGCCGTCCTTCTCACCGCGCAGCAGCGCCAGCACCCGGTGCGACGGCATCCCGGACGGCGCCTGCGAAAACTCGAAGTAGTCCGCGAACTTCTGCCCCTCGGTTTCTTTGCCCTTCTTCACCCTGGACACCATCCGGCCCTGCGTCCACAGCCGCTCGCGCAGGTTCTCGGCAAGGTCCGGGTCCTGCGCCACGCGCTCCACGAGGATGGCCCGGGCGCCGGCGAGCGCCGCAGCAGCGTCGTCGACGGCGTGCTCCGCGTTCAGGTACTTGGCAGCCTCGCGCTCGGGATCGAGGTCGGGGCGCTGGAGCAGGGCATCGGCGAGCGGTTCCAGCCCGGCCTCACGTGCGATCTGAGCCTTGGTGCGCCGCTTCGTCTTGAAGGGCAGGTAGATGTCCTCAAGCCGGGACTTCGTGTCGGCGGCCACGACGGCGGCCTGCAGTTCCGGGGTCAGCTTGCCTTGCGCGGCAATCGCCTCCAGGACAGTCCGACGGCGGTCCTCCAGTTCGCGGAGGTAGCGCAGGCGCTCGTCGAGTTCGCGGAGCTGGCCGTCGTCGAGCGTCCCGGTGGCTTCCTTGCGGTAGCGGGCGATGAACGGAACCGTTGACCCGCCGTCGAGCAGGTCCACCGCCGCCTTCACCTGCCAGGCCTTCACGCCGAGCTCGGCGGCGATCTGTTCCGCTATGCGGGCGGCAACATCGTCAGTGCCTTGGCCGCCGGCCGGCGTGGGAGCGGGGATGTCCTTCGGCTTTGTGCCGGCGGCGGAGGCAGGGCTGGGCGTGGGCGTGGCGGGGTGCTGCGGCTGTTGGGTCACCAGAACATTTTGCCCTACGCACCCGGATCCGCGGCGGTCAGGGGACCAGGGAACGGAGCAAACCGCACTACCCACATCGGTCCTTAAGTGGTGTAGTGACTTTATGCAGCGGGGGTCATCGACTTAGGCGGCGCATCATGCAGGAATTGCTCATCATTCTTCAGGACGGCTTCAACGACGATGAAGTCACCATCACGGTCAACGGCAAGGAGGCCCGGTACGACCGCGATGTCACCACCCGGGAACTGTTGGGCATGGCCGAGGAAGTCTCCGTGGAACTGCCGGCAAAAGGCGCCACCGTGGGGGTCGAAGTCACCAGCCGCAACCTCAGCGCGGAAATGAAGCTCCATGGCCGGCCACGCAGCCTCCTTGTGTCCATTGAGGACGGCGAGCTCGTGCTCAGCGAGGGGACGGGCCGCGAGGCCTTTTTGTAGTGCCGTTTTATGGTGCCGGGTGGCTAGGAGCTGGCCAAGCCCGGCAGTGACAGTGCTTCGTCCAGCACTTTTCCGAGGTTCGCGGCGTCGTGCGCGAACCGGCCGAGGAACAGCCCCGACACACCGTCCAGGGCGGGCAGCAGGCCGGGTTTCGCGGAGCCGCCATAAATGACAGGCAGATCCTGTAGCCCCTGGTCACTGAGCTGCTCCCGCAAATAACGGACGACGGCGGACACATACTCCGCGCTGGCGGGCTCGGCTGCGCCGATGGCCCAGACGGGTTCATACGCGATGACCAGCCGGGAGGCCAGGTCCCAGTCGCCATCGACGGCGGCCCCGATCTGACCGGAGACGAAGCGGGCGGCGCCTTCCGCACCCACCGTACTGCCGGCGTCGGCCGTTCCGTCAGTTGAGGTGTTCCGCGTGCCGCGCGACTCCTCCCCCACGCACAGCAGTGGGGTGACGCCGGCGCCGTCGGCCGCCCTGACTTTAAGCGCGATCATGGCGTCGTCCTCGCCGAAGTGCCGCCGCCGTTCGGCGTGCCCGATTTCCACGAGTCCGACGCCCAGCTCGGCAAGCAGAGACGGTGAGAGTTCGCCCGTCCACGGCCCGTCGGCCCAGCCGCAGTTCTGGGCGCCCAGGACCAGCGGCGATCCGGCAAGGATCTCCCCTGCGGCCGGAAGCATCGGGAAAGACGGAATCACGAACGGGACCACCCGCCCGGCCGCGAGGGCCGGGCGGGCATCCACCTGCTGGCGCAGTTCATCCAGCCAGCGCAGGGTATCCCGGTAGCCGAGGTACATCTTGGTGCTGACGCCGACC contains these protein-coding regions:
- a CDS encoding triose-phosphate isomerase family protein yields the protein MTQLSQAIKDPGTILVGVSTKMYLGYRDTLRWLDELRQQVDARPALAAGRVVPFVIPSFPMLPAAGEILAGSPLVLGAQNCGWADGPWTGELSPSLLAELGVGLVEIGHAERRRHFGEDDAMIALKVRAADGAGVTPLLCVGEESRGTRNTSTDGTADAGSTVGAEGAARFVSGQIGAAVDGDWDLASRLVIAYEPVWAIGAAEPASAEYVSAVVRYLREQLSDQGLQDLPVIYGGSAKPGLLPALDGVSGLFLGRFAHDAANLGKVLDEALSLPGLASS